Proteins encoded in a region of the Takifugu flavidus isolate HTHZ2018 chromosome 8, ASM371156v2, whole genome shotgun sequence genome:
- the cfap74 gene encoding cilia- and flagella-associated protein 74 isoform X4 produces the protein MSSPRKQTTKRSNVFYLSGKVLLKKHTLEGSGDMDGEDSPCPSDSCGQLNVPSSEVKVRLLFKEDSPGLANLLDDNVEWMEELITEDEGDGDFDPSVEASGGQSYTSAGTARMFKLRRSMHQLASLRTQKEKEVLTAREELKLCHQKIQSVTEQRNDLEEEIERQKEAERSAVVFRLRAQHKHVCLMLHNEEELRSRIKAELKQHELELNKVELELGRLSLFQQEVREEEEAYKLHKAQKAVLRLQQQRKASQNMQLKRQHLINEQAAEKMKMEAEHQRKAEASRLSHMITDKYLKETIKRINQQKAEEEQQRMEMQKRRTQAAESLKSNIEANKKSIRLQQRRARAGGQKNEQQRERWQAEGINSIRMMHQQGMMKPKLKEFRDRGEFEKAEIETKLHPEDQRVTSKEPHKRRWVSTKERLRSLSQSRESCSNYQELSLTSGCEEPCADKDVTEMSSSPSVSDAEDLEDAAYRQEFQQSFAGRLNEPEVPGLWDWDSNVPRKFLTEETTSVLTKVKRGNPAESEGKLPVKVDGKEMKGPLFVSKPPMIHFKDFDVGKTYKKKIILTNSSSVTEHCKFLRVSSQLQDFISINFRPPGRLAAGMSCEMQAVFQPTFNKDLEGDVVFSAEAGVFSVPLRCTIKKCDLEVDSQFIDFGTYVVGQTTSRTFTLANKGALAIFFSLDTSAALFGERCRAQLTTQDVARDNQTSSVSTLLEDSQLKHEELPEALLQKQSDDPLPEDIPETCASAREDAQMDQSHSDCSDLTLGKVRDGELGPFESIKLKVIFTPTIPGEARLKFYIKFSDSTIKPIPIHVTGVAVTIPVWVAKPSVDLRICLFDHLYQDIITVQSRASTTLKLTFEVCPELRKHMKILPKTGFIQAQSTFNGQLKFLPRSLSKDAHKYFDADTGVLEVPVVLQIAGQVKPVQFIVNAIVTTSDLQFDLSEVDFGDCSIYYPVEKSVGLTNLSLLPQEFGFVGVPECIDVQPNDGFGTLLPQETLRFDLIFCPTVDKDYSFQLTCKSEYNRDFRLSCRGTGVHPPLELSHSLVQFGDTAVGDCSSSVLFLTNHEVTKGKVTPVPPRLFSFALPGDCEISISPAAGRLQPGERSPILVTFRPALSDQAIRDEAQRLLQREMSLCEEEMDKKKLEVKKTMVIRKGKRAPVSPKDGIMSSIPQTDQQTELLNPADIQPGSWLYEEARTTLLCHFPQCFNEYIVPCFVSDGIPPEEDLQEPPPWSHINTLYLKMWCPAVRPPLVVTSNIPHNTVDFDRVIVGEKVIKRMTIQNICQDSLDLRSSLLDLNGSFSLLNALRCLKPGQKHTLVLAFRPSQEKKYCERLDVYAQTMTLAVVLQGEGVVPAVTCSHQGGILDFGYVLEKESTSQVLKLQNGSLVTVGFRVQLASLCPSLSEDEADSVTGTQNYSGMGVFSVSPAEGSISPEQSVDVVISFQPDHPSVNYRDRLSIKLRNQMDVCVMDLRGAASSHNMYLYGGDPLKAPAESLLPPLISSQFQLTAEAAVMGKAPVPILVTLWARYSAGVLIPAVRQLQLGCISSSQFSEKGGEFLWDDVASLQELGFSLQPSKGTIEPGQKHTVSITWTPNRGYKPFEVVQTCVSVWLKGAQTSVYRVTLMALVSNT, from the exons ATGTCGTCTCCAAGGAAACAGACAACAAAGCGCAGCAACGTCTTCTATCTGAGTGGAAAAGTACTTTTGAAAAAACATACCCTCGAA GGGTCAGGTGACATGGACGGTGAAGACAGTCCATGTCCGTCAGACAGCTGCGGACAGCTGAATGTCCCCAGCAGTGAGG TAAAGGTCCGGCTATTATTTAAAG AAGATAGTCCAGGCCTGGCCAACCTCTTGGATGATAATGTAGAATGGATGGAAGAATTAATAAC AGAGGATGAGGGTGATGGTGATTTTGACCCCTCTGTGGAGGCCAGCGGGGGACAGAGTTACACTTCTGCCGGGACAGCGCGGATGTTCAAGCTGAGACGAAGCATGCACCAGCTGGCCTCTTTACGCAcgcagaaggagaaggaagtgCTGACAGCCAG agaagaGCTCAAACTGTGTCATCAGAAAATCCAGAGTGTGACGGAGCAGAGAAATGACCTGGAGGAAGAGATCGAACGgcaaaaagaagcagagaggag CGCGGTAGTGTTTCGTTTGCGAGCCCAGCATAAGCATGTGTGTCTGATGCTGCAcaatgaggaggagctgagaagCCGCATCAAGGCTGAGCTGAAGCAACACGA ACTGGAGCTGAACAAGGTGGAATTGGAACTTGGCAGGTTGTCCTTGTTCCAGCAGGAGgtgcgggaggaggaggaggcctaTAAGCTCCATAAGGCCCAGAAGGCAgtgctgaggctgcagcagcaaaggaAAGCCAGCCAGAACATGCAGCTCAAGAGGCAGCATCTGATAAA tgaacaggcagcagagaaaatgaaaatggaggCAGAACATCAGAGGAAGGCAGAAGCAAGCCGCCTCAGCCACATGATAACTGATAAATACTTGAAAGAGACCATTAAAAG GATAAATCAGCAAAAAGCTGAGGAAGAACAGCAGAGGATGGAGATGCAGAAACGGAGGACACAGGCAGCAGAGTCACTAAAGTCAAACATAGAAGCTAACAAA AAAAGCATTCGCCTTCAACAAAGACGAGCCAGAGCAGGCGGACAGAAGaatgagcagcagagagaacgTTGGCAGGCTGAAGGCATCAACAGCATCCGGATGATGCATCAACAGGGGATGATGAAACCAAAGCTAAA GGAATTCCGAGACAGGGGGGAGTTTGAAAAGGCAGAAATTGAGACAAAATTGCACCCTGAGGACCAGCGGGTAACGAGCAAAGAGCCTCATAAGAGAAGGTGGGTCTCCACCAAAGAAAGGCTACGATCCCTGTCCCAGTCAAGAGAGAGCTGCTCTAACTACCAGGAGCTGAGCCTCACATCAGGCTGTGAGGAACCATGCGCAGAC AAAGACGTCACTGAGATGAGCAGTTCGCCATCGGTTTCTGACGCTGAAGACCTGGAGGACGCAGCGTACCGACAAGAGTTCCAGCAGAGCTTCGCTGGAAGACTGAATGAGCCTGAGGTCCCTGGGCTGTGGGACTGGGACTCCAATGTGCCAAGA AAATTCCTGACTGAAGAAACGACATCGGTCCTGACAAAAGTGAAACGAGGGAACCCAGCGGAGTCAGAGGGAAAGCTACCTGTGAAGGTCGatgggaaagaaatgaaagggcCTCTCTTTGTCAGCAAACCACCGATGATCCACTTTAAG GACTTTGATGTTGGCAAAACCTATAAGAAGAAAATCATCCTGACGAACAGCAGCTCTGTCACTGAGCACTGCAAGTTTCTCAGGGTCTCCTCCCAACTGCAGGACTTCATCTCTATCAA cTTTAGGCCTCCTGGTCGTTTAGCTGCTGGAATGTCCTGTGAGATGCAGGCTGTTTTTCAACCTACA TTTAACAAGGACCTGGAAGGAGATGTTGTGTTTTCCGCAGAAGCTGGTGTCTTCTCTGTTCCCCTCCGATGCACAATAAAGAAATGTGAC CTTGAAGTTGACAGCCAGTTCATTGACTTCGGAACATACGTGGTGGGCCAGACGACGTCGCGGACTTTCACTTTGGCCAACAAGGGAGCGCTGGCCATCTTTTTCAGCCTGGATACGTCTGCAGCCCTCTTTGGAGAAAGATGTCGGGCCCAGTTGACAACCCAG GATGTAGCACGTGATAACCAGACAAGCTCTGTGTCAACGCTACTTGAAGATTCCCAACTAAAGCATGAGGAGCTCCCTGAAGCATTGCTGCAAAAGCAGTCAG ACGATCCCCTTCCAGAAGATATTCCTGAGACTTGTGCATCAGCCAGAGAAGATGCCCAGATGGACCAGAGCCACTCTGACTGCAGTGACCTAACTCTGGGAAAA GTGAGAGATGGCGAACTCGGACCTTTTGAAAGCATTAAGCTGAAGGTTATATTTACTCCCACCATCCCAGGAGAGGCCAGACTAAAGTTCTACATCAAATTCTCTGACTCAACCATCAAACCA ATACCTATCCACGTGACTGGAGTGGCCGTCACCATCCCCGTGTGGGTGGCTAAACCCAGCGTTGACCTAAGGATCTGCCTCTTTGATCACCTCTATCAAGACATCATCACCGTCCAAAGCAG GGCCAGCACAACCTTGAAGCTGACCTTTGAAGTGTGCCCAGAACTGAGGAAACACATGAAGATCCTTCCAAAGACCGGCTTCATCCAGGCTCAATCAACCTTTAATGGTCAACTCAAGTTCCTGCCACG CTCTTTATCCAAAGATGCCCACAAGTATTTCGACGCAGATACGGGGGTTCTGGAAGTCCCGGTGGTGCTGCAAATTGCAGGACAG GTGAAGCCTGTCCAGTTCATCGTTAACGCCATCGTCACCACATCAGACCTGCAGTTCGACCTCTCAGAGGTTGACTTTGGCGACTGTTCCATTTACTACCCGGTGGAAAAGAGCGTTGGCCTCACCAACCtgtctctgctgcctcaggagtttGGATTTGTGGGCGTTCCAGAG TGTATAGACGTCCAGCCCAATGATGGATTTGGAACTCTGCTCCCGCAAGAAACCCTGAGGTTTGACCTGATCTTCTGTCCCACTGTGGACAAAGACTACAGTTTCCAACTCACCTGCAAATCAGAATATAACAG AGATTTCCGACTGTCTTGTCGGGGGACAGGCGTCCACCCACCTTTAGAGCTGTCCCACTCTCTGGTTCAGTTCGGGGATACAGCAGTCGGCGACTGCTCAAGCTCTGTACTTTTCCTCACTAACCATGAAGTAACCAAGGGCAAGGTGACCCCTGTGCCACCCAGGCTGTTCTCCTTCGCTCTTCCTGGTGATTGTGAAATCAGCATTAGTCCTGCTGCAGGCAGACTGCAGCCCGGAGAG AGAAGTCCGATCCTGGTGACCTTTAGGCCCGCACTGTCGGATCAAGCCATCAGAGACGAGGCCCAGCGTCTTCTCCAGCGAGAGATGTCACTCTGTGAGGAGGAAATGGACAAGAAGAAGCTTGAAGTGAAG AAGACCATGGTGATAAGGAAAGGAAAGAGGGCCCCTGTGTCCCCAAAGGACGGCATCATGTCAAGCATCCCACAGACAGACCAGCAAACTGAGTTATTAAATCCTGCTGACATACAACCAGG ATCATGGCTGTATGAAGAGGCCAGGACCACGCTGCTGTGTCATTTCCCACAGTGTTTCAACGAGTACATTGTTCCCTGCTTCGTGTCTGATGGAATTCCTCCAGAGGAAGACTTACAGGAGCCGCCACCATGGAG TCACATCAACACACTTTACCTGAAGATGTGGTGTCCTGCTGTGAGACCCCCGCTCGTGGTGACGTCCAACATCCCACACAATACTGTAGACTTCGATCGGGTGATAGTGG gaGAAAAAGTTATCAAGAGGATGACAATTCAGAACATTTGCCAGGACTCTTTAGAT CTCAGGTCATCTCTCTTGGACTTAAATGGCAGTTTTTCCCTTCTAAATGCGCTGAGATGCTTAAAACctggacaaaaacacacccTGGTGCTGGCCTTCAGACCATCTCAGGAGAAAAAG TACTGTGAAAGGCTGGACGTGTACGCTCAAACAATGACCTTAGCGGTGGTGCTGCAGGGGGAGGGCGTGGTTCCTGCTGTCACCTGTTCTCATCAAGGTGGGATCCTCGACTTTGGTTATGTTCTGGAGAAGGAGAGCACATCgcaggtcctgaag ctgcagaacgGCTCATTGGTGACAGTGGGCTTCAGGGTGCAGCTGGCCAGCCTCTGCCCCTCCTTGTCTGAGGATGAAGCCGACTCTGTGACAG GAACCCAGAATTACAGCGGGATGGGCGTGTTCAGTGTGtcgccagcagagggcagcatttCCCCAGAACAGAGCGTGGACGTCGTGATCTCGTTTCAGCCTGACCATCCCTCTGTGAACTACCGAGACAGACTTTCTATAAAGCTCAGGAACCAG atggatgtgtgtgtgatggatctGAGGGGTGCAGCTTCTTCCCATAACATGTATCTGTATGGGGGGGACCCACTGAAAGCCCCCGCTGAATCGCTCCTCCCACCACTGATTAGCAGCCAGTTTCAGCTCACAG CAGAGGCAGCAGTGATGGGGAAGGCCCCCGTGCCCATTCTGGTGACTCTGTGGGCCAGATACAGCGCAGGAGTCCTCATACCCGCAGTGCGACAGCTGCAACTGGGCTGCATCAGCTCCTCCCAGTTTAGTGAGAAG GGTGGGGAGTTTTTGTGGGATGACGTAGCATCACTGCAGGAGCTTGGCTTTAGTCTGCAGCCCAGTAAAGGCACCATAGAACCGGGCCAAAAACACACTGTCAGTATCACATGGACCCCCAACAGAGGATACAAG ccctTTGAGGTGGTGCAGACGTGTGTGTCGGTTTGGCTGAAAGGAGCTCAGACGAGCGTTTACAGAGTCACCCTGATGGCGCTGGTCTCCAACACCTGA
- the cfap74 gene encoding cilia- and flagella-associated protein 74 isoform X7 has translation MSSPRKQTTKRSNVFYLSGKVLLKKHTLEGSGDMDGEDSPCPSDSCGQLNVPSSEEDSPGLANLLDDNVEWMEELITEDEGDGDFDPSVEASGGQSYTSAGTARMFKLRRSMHQLASLRTQKEKEVLTAREELKLCHQKIQSVTEQRNDLEEEIERQKEAERSAVVFRLRAQHKHVCLMLHNEEELRSRIKAELKQHELELNKVELELGRLSLFQQEVREEEEAYKLHKAQKAVLRLQQQRKASQNMQLKRQHLINEQAAEKMKMEAEHQRKAEASRLSHMITDKYLKETIKRINQQKAEEEQQRMEMQKRRTQAAESLKSNIEANKKSIRLQQRRARAGGQKNEQQRERWQAEGINSIRMMHQQGMMKPKLKEFRDRGEFEKAEIETKLHPEDQRVTSKEPHKRRWVSTKERLRSLSQSRESCSNYQELSLTSGCEEPCADKDVTEMSSSPSVSDAEDLEDAAYRQEFQQSFAGRLNEPEVPGLWDWDSNVPRKFLTEETTSVLTKVKRGNPAESEGKLPVKVDGKEMKGPLFVSKPPMIHFKDFDVGKTYKKKIILTNSSSVTEHCKFLRVSSQLQDFISINFRPPGRLAAGMSCEMQAVFQPTFNKDLEGDVVFSAEAGVFSVPLRCTIKKCDLEVDSQFIDFGTYVVGQTTSRTFTLANKGALAIFFSLDTSAALFGERCRAQLTTQDVARDNQTSSVSTLLEDSQLKHEELPEALLQKQSDDPLPEDIPETCASAREDAQMDQSHSDCSDLTLGKVRDGELGPFESIKLKVIFTPTIPGEARLKFYIKFSDSTIKPIPIHVTGVAVTIPVWVAKPSVDLRICLFDHLYQDIITVQSRASTTLKLTFEVCPELRKHMKILPKTGFIQAQSTFNGQLKFLPRSSLSKDAHKYFDADTGVLEVPVVLQIAGQVKPVQFIVNAIVTTSDLQFDLSEVDFGDCSIYYPVEKSVGLTNLSLLPQEFGFVGVPECIDVQPNDGFGTLLPQETLRFDLIFCPTVDKDYSFQLTCKSEYNRDFRLSCRGTGVHPPLELSHSLVQFGDTAVGDCSSSVLFLTNHEVTKGKVTPVPPRLFSFALPGDCEISISPAAGRLQPGERSPILVTFRPALSDQAIRDEAQRLLQREMSLCEEEMDKKKLEVKKTMVIRKGKRAPVSPKDGIMSSIPQTDQQTELLNPADIQPGSWLYEEARTTLLCHFPQCFNEYIVPCFVSDGIPPEEDLQEPPPWSHINTLYLKMWCPAVRPPLVVTSNIPHNTVDFDRVIVGEKVIKRMTIQNICQDSLDLRSSLLDLNGSFSLLNALRCLKPGQKHTLVLAFRPSQEKKYCERLDVYAQTMTLAVVLQGEGVVPAVTCSHQGGILDFGYVLEKESTSQVLKLQNGSLVTVGFRVQLASLCPSLSEDEADSVTGTQNYSGMGVFSVSPAEGSISPEQSVDVVISFQPDHPSVNYRDRLSIKLRNQMDVCVMDLRGAASSHNMYLYGGDPLKAPAESLLPPLISSQFQLTAEAAVMGKAPVPILVTLWARYSAGVLIPAVRQLQLGCISSSQFSEKGGEFLWDDVASLQELGFSLQPSKGTIEPGQKHTVSITWTPNRGYKPFEVVQTCVSVWLKGAQTSVYRVTLMALVSNT, from the exons ATGTCGTCTCCAAGGAAACAGACAACAAAGCGCAGCAACGTCTTCTATCTGAGTGGAAAAGTACTTTTGAAAAAACATACCCTCGAA GGGTCAGGTGACATGGACGGTGAAGACAGTCCATGTCCGTCAGACAGCTGCGGACAGCTGAATGTCCCCAGCAGTGAGG AAGATAGTCCAGGCCTGGCCAACCTCTTGGATGATAATGTAGAATGGATGGAAGAATTAATAAC AGAGGATGAGGGTGATGGTGATTTTGACCCCTCTGTGGAGGCCAGCGGGGGACAGAGTTACACTTCTGCCGGGACAGCGCGGATGTTCAAGCTGAGACGAAGCATGCACCAGCTGGCCTCTTTACGCAcgcagaaggagaaggaagtgCTGACAGCCAG agaagaGCTCAAACTGTGTCATCAGAAAATCCAGAGTGTGACGGAGCAGAGAAATGACCTGGAGGAAGAGATCGAACGgcaaaaagaagcagagaggag CGCGGTAGTGTTTCGTTTGCGAGCCCAGCATAAGCATGTGTGTCTGATGCTGCAcaatgaggaggagctgagaagCCGCATCAAGGCTGAGCTGAAGCAACACGA ACTGGAGCTGAACAAGGTGGAATTGGAACTTGGCAGGTTGTCCTTGTTCCAGCAGGAGgtgcgggaggaggaggaggcctaTAAGCTCCATAAGGCCCAGAAGGCAgtgctgaggctgcagcagcaaaggaAAGCCAGCCAGAACATGCAGCTCAAGAGGCAGCATCTGATAAA tgaacaggcagcagagaaaatgaaaatggaggCAGAACATCAGAGGAAGGCAGAAGCAAGCCGCCTCAGCCACATGATAACTGATAAATACTTGAAAGAGACCATTAAAAG GATAAATCAGCAAAAAGCTGAGGAAGAACAGCAGAGGATGGAGATGCAGAAACGGAGGACACAGGCAGCAGAGTCACTAAAGTCAAACATAGAAGCTAACAAA AAAAGCATTCGCCTTCAACAAAGACGAGCCAGAGCAGGCGGACAGAAGaatgagcagcagagagaacgTTGGCAGGCTGAAGGCATCAACAGCATCCGGATGATGCATCAACAGGGGATGATGAAACCAAAGCTAAA GGAATTCCGAGACAGGGGGGAGTTTGAAAAGGCAGAAATTGAGACAAAATTGCACCCTGAGGACCAGCGGGTAACGAGCAAAGAGCCTCATAAGAGAAGGTGGGTCTCCACCAAAGAAAGGCTACGATCCCTGTCCCAGTCAAGAGAGAGCTGCTCTAACTACCAGGAGCTGAGCCTCACATCAGGCTGTGAGGAACCATGCGCAGAC AAAGACGTCACTGAGATGAGCAGTTCGCCATCGGTTTCTGACGCTGAAGACCTGGAGGACGCAGCGTACCGACAAGAGTTCCAGCAGAGCTTCGCTGGAAGACTGAATGAGCCTGAGGTCCCTGGGCTGTGGGACTGGGACTCCAATGTGCCAAGA AAATTCCTGACTGAAGAAACGACATCGGTCCTGACAAAAGTGAAACGAGGGAACCCAGCGGAGTCAGAGGGAAAGCTACCTGTGAAGGTCGatgggaaagaaatgaaagggcCTCTCTTTGTCAGCAAACCACCGATGATCCACTTTAAG GACTTTGATGTTGGCAAAACCTATAAGAAGAAAATCATCCTGACGAACAGCAGCTCTGTCACTGAGCACTGCAAGTTTCTCAGGGTCTCCTCCCAACTGCAGGACTTCATCTCTATCAA cTTTAGGCCTCCTGGTCGTTTAGCTGCTGGAATGTCCTGTGAGATGCAGGCTGTTTTTCAACCTACA TTTAACAAGGACCTGGAAGGAGATGTTGTGTTTTCCGCAGAAGCTGGTGTCTTCTCTGTTCCCCTCCGATGCACAATAAAGAAATGTGAC CTTGAAGTTGACAGCCAGTTCATTGACTTCGGAACATACGTGGTGGGCCAGACGACGTCGCGGACTTTCACTTTGGCCAACAAGGGAGCGCTGGCCATCTTTTTCAGCCTGGATACGTCTGCAGCCCTCTTTGGAGAAAGATGTCGGGCCCAGTTGACAACCCAG GATGTAGCACGTGATAACCAGACAAGCTCTGTGTCAACGCTACTTGAAGATTCCCAACTAAAGCATGAGGAGCTCCCTGAAGCATTGCTGCAAAAGCAGTCAG ACGATCCCCTTCCAGAAGATATTCCTGAGACTTGTGCATCAGCCAGAGAAGATGCCCAGATGGACCAGAGCCACTCTGACTGCAGTGACCTAACTCTGGGAAAA GTGAGAGATGGCGAACTCGGACCTTTTGAAAGCATTAAGCTGAAGGTTATATTTACTCCCACCATCCCAGGAGAGGCCAGACTAAAGTTCTACATCAAATTCTCTGACTCAACCATCAAACCA ATACCTATCCACGTGACTGGAGTGGCCGTCACCATCCCCGTGTGGGTGGCTAAACCCAGCGTTGACCTAAGGATCTGCCTCTTTGATCACCTCTATCAAGACATCATCACCGTCCAAAGCAG GGCCAGCACAACCTTGAAGCTGACCTTTGAAGTGTGCCCAGAACTGAGGAAACACATGAAGATCCTTCCAAAGACCGGCTTCATCCAGGCTCAATCAACCTTTAATGGTCAACTCAAGTTCCTGCCACG AAGCTCTTTATCCAAAGATGCCCACAAGTATTTCGACGCAGATACGGGGGTTCTGGAAGTCCCGGTGGTGCTGCAAATTGCAGGACAG GTGAAGCCTGTCCAGTTCATCGTTAACGCCATCGTCACCACATCAGACCTGCAGTTCGACCTCTCAGAGGTTGACTTTGGCGACTGTTCCATTTACTACCCGGTGGAAAAGAGCGTTGGCCTCACCAACCtgtctctgctgcctcaggagtttGGATTTGTGGGCGTTCCAGAG TGTATAGACGTCCAGCCCAATGATGGATTTGGAACTCTGCTCCCGCAAGAAACCCTGAGGTTTGACCTGATCTTCTGTCCCACTGTGGACAAAGACTACAGTTTCCAACTCACCTGCAAATCAGAATATAACAG AGATTTCCGACTGTCTTGTCGGGGGACAGGCGTCCACCCACCTTTAGAGCTGTCCCACTCTCTGGTTCAGTTCGGGGATACAGCAGTCGGCGACTGCTCAAGCTCTGTACTTTTCCTCACTAACCATGAAGTAACCAAGGGCAAGGTGACCCCTGTGCCACCCAGGCTGTTCTCCTTCGCTCTTCCTGGTGATTGTGAAATCAGCATTAGTCCTGCTGCAGGCAGACTGCAGCCCGGAGAG AGAAGTCCGATCCTGGTGACCTTTAGGCCCGCACTGTCGGATCAAGCCATCAGAGACGAGGCCCAGCGTCTTCTCCAGCGAGAGATGTCACTCTGTGAGGAGGAAATGGACAAGAAGAAGCTTGAAGTGAAG AAGACCATGGTGATAAGGAAAGGAAAGAGGGCCCCTGTGTCCCCAAAGGACGGCATCATGTCAAGCATCCCACAGACAGACCAGCAAACTGAGTTATTAAATCCTGCTGACATACAACCAGG ATCATGGCTGTATGAAGAGGCCAGGACCACGCTGCTGTGTCATTTCCCACAGTGTTTCAACGAGTACATTGTTCCCTGCTTCGTGTCTGATGGAATTCCTCCAGAGGAAGACTTACAGGAGCCGCCACCATGGAG TCACATCAACACACTTTACCTGAAGATGTGGTGTCCTGCTGTGAGACCCCCGCTCGTGGTGACGTCCAACATCCCACACAATACTGTAGACTTCGATCGGGTGATAGTGG gaGAAAAAGTTATCAAGAGGATGACAATTCAGAACATTTGCCAGGACTCTTTAGAT CTCAGGTCATCTCTCTTGGACTTAAATGGCAGTTTTTCCCTTCTAAATGCGCTGAGATGCTTAAAACctggacaaaaacacacccTGGTGCTGGCCTTCAGACCATCTCAGGAGAAAAAG TACTGTGAAAGGCTGGACGTGTACGCTCAAACAATGACCTTAGCGGTGGTGCTGCAGGGGGAGGGCGTGGTTCCTGCTGTCACCTGTTCTCATCAAGGTGGGATCCTCGACTTTGGTTATGTTCTGGAGAAGGAGAGCACATCgcaggtcctgaag ctgcagaacgGCTCATTGGTGACAGTGGGCTTCAGGGTGCAGCTGGCCAGCCTCTGCCCCTCCTTGTCTGAGGATGAAGCCGACTCTGTGACAG GAACCCAGAATTACAGCGGGATGGGCGTGTTCAGTGTGtcgccagcagagggcagcatttCCCCAGAACAGAGCGTGGACGTCGTGATCTCGTTTCAGCCTGACCATCCCTCTGTGAACTACCGAGACAGACTTTCTATAAAGCTCAGGAACCAG atggatgtgtgtgtgatggatctGAGGGGTGCAGCTTCTTCCCATAACATGTATCTGTATGGGGGGGACCCACTGAAAGCCCCCGCTGAATCGCTCCTCCCACCACTGATTAGCAGCCAGTTTCAGCTCACAG CAGAGGCAGCAGTGATGGGGAAGGCCCCCGTGCCCATTCTGGTGACTCTGTGGGCCAGATACAGCGCAGGAGTCCTCATACCCGCAGTGCGACAGCTGCAACTGGGCTGCATCAGCTCCTCCCAGTTTAGTGAGAAG GGTGGGGAGTTTTTGTGGGATGACGTAGCATCACTGCAGGAGCTTGGCTTTAGTCTGCAGCCCAGTAAAGGCACCATAGAACCGGGCCAAAAACACACTGTCAGTATCACATGGACCCCCAACAGAGGATACAAG ccctTTGAGGTGGTGCAGACGTGTGTGTCGGTTTGGCTGAAAGGAGCTCAGACGAGCGTTTACAGAGTCACCCTGATGGCGCTGGTCTCCAACACCTGA